One genomic window of Halorhabdus sp. CBA1104 includes the following:
- the mnhG gene encoding monovalent cation/H(+) antiporter subunit G: MTPVEYLIVALVAGGAFFGFVAVVGVLRLPDLYTRAHATSKSDTLGAVLTLAAVALAFGPHTPTVKTLLLLVFMFITNPTAAHAIVRAADDQGIEPWTTDDEGGES; this comes from the coding sequence ATGACGCCCGTCGAATACCTCATCGTCGCGCTTGTCGCGGGCGGGGCGTTCTTCGGGTTCGTCGCAGTGGTCGGCGTGTTGCGTCTGCCGGATCTCTACACGCGAGCCCACGCTACCTCCAAGAGCGACACGCTCGGAGCCGTGCTGACACTCGCTGCCGTGGCTCTCGCCTTCGGGCCACACACACCGACCGTCAAGACGCTGTTGTTGCTCGTGTTCATGTTCATCACGAACCCGACGGCTGCCCACGCCATCGTCCGGGCGGCCGACGACCAAGGGATCGAACCGTGGACGACCGACGACGAAGGGGGTGAATCCTGA